In Streptomyces erythrochromogenes, the DNA window GAGATGACGGCCCGGTGGGGCGAGAGCGGGGTCGGTGGCCGTGGGCCGGGTGATGAGGAGGGACGGATCGCTCATCAGCCGTCCCTGCCGGGTGAGTTCGTCGAACGTGGTCCGCCAGGCGGCACCGAACGAGATCGTGTGGTGGGCCAGTTGCGGCCAGGTGCGGTCCGTGCCCGCGTGCAGCACGACGGCGGAGGGGGAGTGCCGCAGCTTCACCGGCCTGCGGGGCCGGCGGCCGAGAAGCCGGTAACTGCACGGCAGGTCAGCGGTGAGGACGACCGCGTCGCAGGGGATGCGGTCCTTCGTGGTGACGACGGCGGTGATCCGCTCGCCGGAGCGTTCCAGCCCGGTCACCGGCTCGCCGAACCGAAGCTCGGCGCCCGCGTCGGCGGCGGCGTCCGCCATGGCCTGCGGCAGAGCGTGCATGCCGCCGCGCGGGAAGTACACCCCGGCCACCGTGTCCATGTAGGCGATGACGGCGTAGGCGGCGAGTGCCCGAGCCGGCGGCACGCCCGCGTACAGGGCCTGGAAGGAGAAGACCCGTTGCAGCCGCTCGTCCTTCAGGAAGCCCGCGATGCGCCGGTCCAGCCGCCCGAATCCGCCGAGCGCCGCCAGCCGGGCGAGGTCGACGGTCAGCAGGTCCAGGGGCGAGTCGAAGTTCGCGTCGATGAAACGGCGCATCTGAGCCCGGTAGAGCTGCTCCAGCCAGGCGCGCAGCCGCCGGTAGCCGGCCGCCTCACCGGCTCCGGCGAACCGCTCGACCGCCGAGGCCATCGCCTCGCGGTCGGTGTGCACGTCCAGGGTGCTGCCGTCCGCGAACGAGGCCCGGTAGGCCGGGT includes these proteins:
- the crtI gene encoding phytoene desaturase family protein; translated protein: MTRTVSGPTDHVVIVGAGLAGLSAALHLLGAGRQVTVVERDDLPGGRAGRLLRGGYRIDTGPTVLTMPDLADEAFAAVGDSLDRRVDLIPLHPAYRASFADGSTLDVHTDREAMASAVERFAGAGEAAGYRRLRAWLEQLYRAQMRRFIDANFDSPLDLLTVDLARLAALGGFGRLDRRIAGFLKDERLQRVFSFQALYAGVPPARALAAYAVIAYMDTVAGVYFPRGGMHALPQAMADAAADAGAELRFGEPVTGLERSGERITAVVTTKDRIPCDAVVLTADLPCSYRLLGRRPRRPVKLRHSPSAVVLHAGTDRTWPQLAHHTISFGAAWRTTFDELTRQGRLMSDPSLLITRPTATDPALAPPGRHLHYVLAPCPNTEIGPAGAAWGELGPRYRADLLRELERRGLDGIEEAIEDECLVTPADWLGQGHAAGTPFSAAHTFLQTGPFRPRNLVRGTQNAVLAGCGTTPGVGVPTALVSGKLAAARITGGARRTSGRTEGAAR